In Gallus gallus isolate bGalGal1 chromosome Z, bGalGal1.mat.broiler.GRCg7b, whole genome shotgun sequence, one DNA window encodes the following:
- the LOC121108327 gene encoding uncharacterized protein LOC121108327 isoform X1: MGMGGGVTCQQCGRRGHTAPQCRARRPPRQGNNNGRPSTHGNFISRSVRAPHLSLPMAALSLSTHERPLVKATISCTNLLPDFQGPRSIFVTALIDSGADVTVVAETEWPSSWPAEASQSIMGVGGATPSRRSTNEVQGVVINRDGSLEKPALLTPLVARVPGTLLGRDFLRQIGIPQYPLNTFKGYVTNVTACDNDADLASQTACLIKALNTTLPWDPQELDILGSQMIKNGTTRTCVTFGSVCYKENNRSRVCHNFDGNFNGTGGAEAELRDFIAKWKSDDLLIRPYVNQSWTMVSPINVESFSISRRYCGFTSNETRYYRGDLSNWCSSKRGKWSAGYSNGTKCSSNTTGCGGNGFTFGKQPEVLWNNGTAKALPPGIFLICGDRAWQGVPRNALGGPCYLGQLTMLSPNFTTWITYGPNITGHRRSRRSLSRLSPDCGDELQLWSVTARIFASFFAPGIAAAQALKEIERLACWSVKQANLTSLILNAMLEDTSSIRHAVLQNRAAIDFLLLAQGHGCQDVEGMCCFNLSDHSESIHKALQAMKEHTEKIRVEDDPIGDWFTRTFGDLGRWLAKGVKTLLFALLVIACLLAIIPCIIKCFQDCLSRTMNQFMDERIKYHRIREQL; encoded by the exons ATGGGCATGGGTGGAGGTGTAACATGTCAGCAGTGCGGGCGGAGGGGTCATACAGCACCACAATGCAGGGCCCGTAGGCCTCCACGCCAGGGAAATAACAACGGGAGACCGTCCACGCACGGCAACTTCATTTCTCGATCGGTGCGGGCCCCTCACCTAAGTTTACCCATGGCGGCGCTGTCTCTAAGTACCCATGAGCGCCCTCTGGTGAAAGCCACTATTTCTTGCACCAACCTCCTGCCGGATTTTCAAGGCCCTCGATCTATCTTTGTCACTGCCCTCATAGATTCCGGCGCCGACGTTACTGTGGTCGCGGAAACAGAATGGCCATCCTCGTGGCCCGCGGAGGCCTCGCAGTCTATTATGGGGGTTGGAGGGGCGACCCCCTCACGCCGGTCTACCAATGAGGTACAAGGGGTTGTGATTAACAGGGATGGCTCCTTAGAGAAACCGGCGTTGCTTACACCATTGGTGGCGCGTGTCCCCGGAACTCTTCTGGGGCGGGATTTCTTGCGACAGATAGGCATTCCACAGTATCCTCTGAACACCTTTAAGGGATACGTCACTAATGTTACTGCTTGCGATAACGATGCCGATTTAGCCAGCCAAACAGCATGCTTGATAAAGGCTCTAAATACAACTCTCCCTTGGGACCCCCAAGAATTGGATATTTTAGGGTCCCAGATGATCAAGAATGGAACAACACGTACGTGTGTTACCTTTGGTTCGGTGTGCTATAAAGAGAACAATCGCAGTAGAGTCTGTCACAATTTTGATGGGAATTTTAATGGGACTGGTGGGGCGGAAGCAGAATTGCGTGACTTCAtagcaaaatggaaaagtgaTGACCTTCTTATAAGGCCCTATGTCAACCAATCATGGACGATGGTAAGTCCAATAAACGTAGAGAGTTTTTCAATAAGTCGTAGATATTGTGGATTCACCAGTAACGAGACTCGTTACTATAGAGGGGACCTTTCTAATTGGTGTAGttcaaaaaggggaaaatggtCAGCGGGGTACAGCAACGGGACAAAATGTTCCAGCAACACGACGGGTTGCGGTGGTA ATGGGTTTACCTTCGGGAAACAGCCAGAGGTGTTGTGGAACAATGGGACTGCTAAGGCACTCCCCCCAGGTATTTTCTTGATTTGTGGGGACAGGGCTTGGCAAGGCGTCCCGCGTAATGCCTTGGGAGGGCCCTGTTATCTAGGACAATTGACTATGCTCTCTCCCAACTTTACCACCTGGATAACATATGGGCCGAACATTACGGGTCACCGCCGTAGCAGGCGCTCGCTGAGTCGTCTCTCGCCTGACTGCGGTGATGAACTACAGCTATGGAGCGTGACAGCCCGgatatttgcttctttctttgctcctggtatagcagcagcacaggcctTAAAGGAGATCGAACGATTGGCATGTTGGTCGGTTAAGCAAGCGAATTTAACATCATTAATATTGAATGCGATGCTGGAGGACACGAGCAGCATCCGGCACGCAGTGTTGCAGAATCGAGCAGCCATCGATTTCTTACTCCTGGCGCAGGGACACGGGTGTCAAGATGTGGAAGGGATGTGTTGCTTCAATCTCAGCGATCACAGTGAGTCCATTCACAAGGCGCTCCAAGCCATGAAGGAACATACAGAGAAGATACGGGTGGAAGATGATCCCATAGGGGATTGGTTTACGCGCACGTTTGGTGATCTAGGAAGGTGGCTCGCGAAAGGTGTTAAGACGCTACTGTTTGCCTTGCTTGTCATAGCCTGTCTATTAGCTATCATTCCATGTATAATCAAGTGCTTTCAGGATTGTCTATCGAGAACAATGAATCAGTTTATGGATGAACGCAtaaaatatcatagaattaGGGAGCAGCTGTAG